In Ornithodoros turicata isolate Travis chromosome 1, ASM3712646v1, whole genome shotgun sequence, the DNA window CCTGCCCTTTGTACGGCCTGGCCGACGGGTCACCATGAAGAAACACAGTGTTCTTTGAAATTTCACCTTTTGGTAAAATTGGCATGATTATTCTCTACGATTCCTGTAACATGTTGTTAGCCTCATTCCTCAACGATGACGATTCATCCAGGCTAGGGTTAGCCGTTACAGCCGCTCCAACGAAGCTCATGATGCACACGACCGGTTAGCACAAGTGCCGGAAGTAGAATGTCGGAAGTCACACGCCTTATCCATTAGGCCACGCTGACATTAACACCCCCTGTGGTGTCGTCCCAATCATGCAGCCACCACCTTCATTGCACATTCCATCCTTTAATGACCATGACGATGGGTCTCCCCAAAACGTGCCACATCACACGACATCACACATCCCCCTccgtaaaaaaaattgaggtcCGTCCTTGGTGCGAgcaaaaatacaaacaaagtTCAGAGACACGAAAGTTCACTCAACCCAACACAAATAGTTGCTACGGCTTTCTAGTGTCCGGGTAGCGCTCGGGTGCGGTACGTTGGCGTTTGCTCCGTCGAAGTTGTGGCCCTTGTTGTTGTTCCTGAACAGTGCCGGGGGCTGGCACTTCTGGCACAAGCGGAGGATGTGAAGAAGCTTGCTCGGCGATTGCCCACCAAGAGCTAGTGATGAACGGCTGTTCCTTCTGCTCCTCCATACGCTGGGCAGGTAACCTCTCTGCACCGTGGTGTTTCGTAAATTTCGACGAGTGCCATACTTTGCCATCCTCCAACAGATAGGAAAGTGGTCCTCGTGGAGCAATTACCTTCAACGGCGGCGAAAAATTCGGATGCCCCTTCTTTCGTCGACCAGGTAGGCGCACTCGAACGTAGGTACCAGGAGTGAATATTCGACACTTAGCAGATAGTTTAGAGTCAGTGTATAACTTCTGCTTTGACTGCTTACACTCCACTCGCTGCCGGACTTTCGGCATGTCCACGTCGACTGACTGTCCTTCAAGTCCCACCACATTTAGGCGAGTTCGTATGGCCCTCCCGTGAAGGAGGACTGACGGTGAAACACCCGTGGTAGCATGAGGGGTACTTCTATATACGGTGAGGTACTCGAGAACTGCTGATTTCACGTCCTTGTTACGAAGTTTTGCAACTTGAATGACGTCCTTGAAAACACGATTGAAACGCTCCACTTGGCCATTTGCTTGTGGGTAGTACACTGAAACTGTCGTTTGACGAATGCCACGATCTTGAAGAAATGTTTTAAATTCTGCTGAAACAAATTGCGGGCCATTGTCAGTGACTAGTTCTTCAGGAAAACCCTCGCGACTGAAAACATGCCGGAGAAACGTTTCTACTGTGGCGGTCGTTACAGTTGATGCAAACGAAACCTCCGGCCACTTGCTATGGTAGTCAATTAGGGTAATGGCGTAGCGACAGGAGTGAGGGCAGTCCTCCAACGGTCCGACGATGTCTACACCTAACTTTGCCCATGGCTTGGCCGGAAATGGGACCGGGTGTAAAGGTGAAGGCGCTGTCCTGGCGGACTTGTCAGCGGATTGACAGGTAGAGCAGTCACGCACCATCTTTTCAGCTTGTGCGTCCATTCCAGGCCACCAGTAGAGATCTCGGAGTCTCTGCTTTGTCCGCACAATTCCCGGATGGGTTTCGTGCGCGAGAGTCAGAATCTTAGATGTTAACGCCTGCGGAACAACGATGCGTTCTCCACGGTACAGCAGTCCATCTACAACAGAAAGCTCGTCTCGAAAACGGTGATACGGGCTCATGCTTCGAGACATCTGAGCACGCGGTGGCCACGAGCCTCCTTCAAGTGCGTTGATAACTGCACTGGCTTCAGGATCGAGTCGAGTAGCATCTTGGAGCTCTCCCTTGGTGATCGGATTGGAGACGGTGCACACTATCTCCTCTTCAAAGTCTTGCTGTGATGGTAACGGTAGCCGGGACAGAGCGTCCGCTACGTAGTTTTCTGCTCCCTTCTTGTATTCAACTTTGAAGTTGTAGTAAAGTAGCCTCGCAGACCATCTGGAAATTCGAAGAGGTCTGTGGCCTGTACCGTGAGCCCCAAGAAGGGTCACTAACGCTTGATGGTCTGTACGCAGAGTAAACGGGCGTCCCCAAAGGTAGACATGCCAGCGCTCGCATGCCCACAGGCAAGCAAGCGCTTCACGTTCTCCAACCGAATACTTCCTCTCCAGGGGAGACAACGTGCGAGAAGCAAACGCAACTGTGCGAACCTGGTCCCCTTTAAGTTGCTGCAAGACGGCGCCCAGTCCGTAAGACGAAGCATCCGTCGCCACGATCACAGGGAGTCGTGGGTCAAACATGTGGAGGACTGGACAGGAGCTGAGCACCGACTTCACTTTCTTGAAACTTTCATCAGCACTTGACGTCCATATAAATGGCTTGGAGTCTCGAAGGAGTTCTCGCATCGGTTCCACCAGTTCAGCGTAGTGCGAAATAAATTTCGAATAATACCCTGCTAATCCAAGAAAAGAACGTAGAGACTTCAAGTCTGTTGGGGCGGGAGCGCATTGCAGAGCCTCAATTGCAGATGCCTGCGGTAACAGTCCTTGACAATTAACAACGTGTCCCAAGAAGGAAAGTTCTGAAACGTCGAAGACGCATTTATGGTTTAACTTCAGTCCTTCAGCAGACAAACGTTGCAGTACGCGGTAAAGGTTCTTCTGATGCTCCTCTTCAGTCCGTCCGTAGATGATGATATCATCGATATAGAAGAGCACGCCCGTACAACCTTTCAGTACAAGTGACAtcatatgttgaaatgccgATGGTGCAGAGGCAAGTCCAAAGCATACTCGCTTGAAACGGAAAAGACCATCATGAGTAATGAAGGCAGTTAGGTCTCTACTATCCGGGTGAAGAGGCACTTGGTGGTACGCCGATGATAAATCAAGCTTTGAAAACTTTGTAGCGCCGGCTAATGCGTTTAGCAGCTCATCAGTATGTGGCAACGGAAAACAGTCCGGCACGACTGCTTTGTTCGGTTCACGAAGATCCACGCATAACCGAATGGAACCATCCTTTTTCTTCGCCACAACTATTGGCGAGACCCATTCCGAGGCTGTCACTCTCTCAATCACATCCTGCTCCTCCAAACGGCGTAATTCCTCGGAAACTTGTTGACGTACAGTGAGAGGTAGTCGGCGTAGCTTCCCAGCAACAGGCTTCACATCAGGGCGCGTCTTCACCTTGTGGATGTAATTCTTGCACAGCCCAAGAGCTCCGTCGAAAAGGTGCCCGAACTCAACTGAAATACCTGGCGGTACAGAAGGAGCCGACGTCGTAGTACTGAAGCAGGTGTGACTCATGCCGTCGATGCATAGATTTCCAAAGATGTGACAGCATCCATCCCCAAAAGGGTAGTCCCGTGGGACACTACGTAGAAGGTCAGGTGTGCAGAACGATCGGCGAAGGACACCGTCACCGTGAAGCATCCTTGAACAGGAATGCAGTGCTTGGAGAAGTCATACAGATTTACGGACGGCGGTTTCAAGGGGTGCTTTGCTGAAAAATGCGTCTGGTAGGTGTCAGCGGACATTATCGATACGGATGATCCAGTATCAATGAGGAAACGTATGTCTATATCCGATACTGTCAAGGTCAGGAAAATCCCAGGTTTCTTCTTAGTAACGCCACGTTCCAGGTGCAGAACAGTCTGGGCATCAGCACAAGAAGGAGAATCCTGGGCAGGCTCTTCGCTAGTCAACTCTCGTAGGTGTCCTGCAGAACGGCAAACGGAACGGAAATGCCCCGTTTTATTGCATAAGAAACATCTTTGGTTCCGGGCCTTGCATGCCAAGGAATTTGCTAGGTGATTAGAAGAGCCGCAACGAAAGCATTGAGTTTTGCCTGTCGTGCGTTTGCTGTAGCGTTGAGCCCCTTGAAGTAACTTCCCATGCACCTGTCTCGTTATTCGTTGAACCTCATCTTGCTGCGTTTCAACTGTAAATTCTCGGGACTCCTTCTGCGCCTGTTGAACTTGCCGAGCCAGTGCGAGCGTCCGGTTCAGCGTAAGGGAATGCCCTTCTAGGAGAAGACGGTCGCGTAGATGCGGAATATTGGTTGACTCTACAATCTGGTCGCGGAGCATAGAGTCCAGTGTCGTTCCAAAGTCACAGGTACTGGCAAGTTCTCGAAGCGCAATGACGTAGTCGTCGATGGCCTCACTGGGTAGCTGACGGCGATGGCGAAACCTGTGTCGCTCAGCAATGCGGTTGACCGCAGAAGCGTAATGGGCATCCAAAACTTGCAGGGCAAGCTCCATTTCATGTGGTACCGTGCTCGTGGAACCCACTGACGTGGCAGCAGGCGAATCAGGTAGAGGTAACAGGTCGAATATTCTCTGGCCTTCCGAACCAAGGCAATGGTAAAGGATAGCCTTCCGTCGACCGCTGGACTCGCTGTCCAAACCAGACGCAATTAAGTAGTTCCGGAAAGCTTTCTTCCATGACGGCCAGCACATTGCAGGTTTGCCGGGCCTCGGCAAGAACAATGAAGGCGGCGGTAATCCCAACATCATAAACAGCAAACAGGACGTACCCGAGGAAGCAGAATCTTCGCATGCAAGGTGATTTACCAGTCGTCGCCAAAATGGGTAGCCTGTGGTGTCGTCCCAATCATGCAGCCACCACCTTCATTGCACATTCCATCCTTTAATGACCATGACGATGGGTCTCCCCAAAACGTGCCACATCACACGACATCACACCCCCTTCAACGAGCTAAGAATTAGAACATGGAATACATGGATGAACACTTGcgaggaaaatgaaggaaccCTCTCGACATGTATGATTGTCCGTGACACGACTCGAACTTGTAGTCTTCTGATCCAAAGTCAGACGACTTATCCATTTGGCCACGCGGACGCTGACACCCCTCACTCGCGGTATGAATTAGCATATGGAATACATGGGTGAACAGTTCagaggaaaatgaaggaaccCCCTCGCTATTTACGATAAAAAATCGTCCGTGACAGGACTTGAACCTGAtgtcttctgatccgaagtcagacgccttaccCATTAGGCCACGCGAACATTCACACCCCCTCCAACGAGCTATGAATTAGCATATGGAATACATGGATGAACTCTTGCGGAGAAAATAAGGAAATCTCTCGGTATTTACGATAAAAGATCGTCcgcgacaggattcgaacctgcagtcttctgatccgaagtcagacgccttatccatTTGGCCACGCGGACGCTAAAACCCCTCTAACGCGGTACGAATTAACATATGTAATACATGGGTGAACACTAGagaggaaaatgaaggaacaccCTCGATATTTACGATAAAAggtcgtccgcgacaggactcgaacctgccgttttctgatccgaagtcagacaccttatccattaggccacttttttctttttttttagtttattcCCATAAAACAGTATACACTCTTGTGTAGGTGTCAATTTAGAAAAACCTCATTCTCCGCCATTCCCGCATCTTACATGACACTGCACTTTAACCCGCCGTAAGTTGCCACAGCACCGCTTCCGCTTTCTGGTCCTCTACCTCATGTGCTGTCCAAAAGTCGTTGGATGGAGAGCCCTTATTGCTGGTGCTCGTCTCTTCCAGCCTTCTTCTTCCCGCAGCCTATCGTGTCCGAGTAGCGACAGCGTCCACATTAAATTTGTTTTGAGGTACGTGACTGGTGCCTGTGCTCTCGGGTCACACTCAACGCGACCAGTCCGTGCTCTCCAAATGGCGTGTAGTCCCGCTGTTGCGATGACACTCAACAGTTCGGTCTGTTCAGAATCCGGGAATATCAGAAACTTTAGGCTCTCGTATGAAAAGTCTTCGCTCACTTGCAACGATGCTCGCAAGTCGCTCCAGAACAAAAGAGCATTCTTGCAGTCGTGGAAGACGTGTCTGAGTGTCTCTATCTCGCTGCAAGCATGACATTTCGCTTCCCATGGCACGTAGAAGCCTTTACCCTGGAGCCATTGCTTAACTGGAAGCACCTCCACATGAAAGCGGACAAAAAAATCCTTGGTTCCTGTGAGTACTGGAAGCTTCTTGAGACGTTTCAGCACGTCGTGCCCCTTAGTGGCCGAATAGTTCTGTCTGTAGAGCGGTGGGGGAAAGACACTGGCCACACTGTCCCAGTACAGTGTTTTCTTGTTGACTTTCACTAGGTACTCCCAAGAAAACTTCTCAAGAAAAAACTTTATGCTTTCTTCTACATGCTGGTAGAACTTCAACGCCTTTGGTCTCAGTTGTAGCGCAGCTGTACTCACAATCCATTGCTTCAGGTGCACAGCTCCCAACATTTGCATTGCCGCACGCAGTTCAGGTCTCGACTCATCACTGAAGAACATGAAGCGCTGAACCTTTATTTTCAAGTCGAAGTTGACCACGCCTAGCCCTCCTGCCTGTAGAGGCCAGAAGATGTTGGATCTCCGCATCCGTTCAAACTTGGATTCCCACAGGAATGTGGCACAGACCCGGTgaaaaccactgatctcgattgtaaaaggctggatcgcggatagggagcgcgagcgtgaagaaaccggccgccatcttacggtgcccacaacagtcgccgcagcgatcatggcaacttcttgcaattacggtcgtaccaaccgtactggcaaggttacagggcctaaatttatacaggtgagtcactctttatcgaggaataaataggcgttcattctgtatatttagttgaccattatgaagtgtttttttgcccaaaacgagcactggatgcaggttgcttgatcgctcttccgacgttcaatcgagcacacttgcattttacccggcggcaaatacagtttgagtgcataatatgcttgaaagaacacgttgcactacacaggtagtgttgtcatcaatatatgtgcaagcactcaaGCGCTtatttgcatgcattgctagcacggtacacggtgttctcaattcaagcaagtgccacattcatttctttgaattaccttcgcgcacaagttcggtattacgtcataatgagaccaagattgtcaccttttttcatgtattggtattgttttgtgccttggtttgatttgtgacaaagaatcctacgtaacggtggtgtggcgcgacttgaataacgcctttgtctgagctgtatcgtcagcttgttacgatagtaataatttgtagcgtgtcgtgctatttgaagcagtttttaaggcaaaagtggtctctcaatacaggtttcgtcatgagggctacccagtgaataatctgtgtagtgtgatacggctgggtgtacaggtaagtatcacgttcctcatccactggtttctactttacaggaaggaacaacctcagtgcacgcactgtggttagcctctctcagttttgcatattttcctacatgttcacatcagaaacacaccttacactttaggctccttcacccagcaatataataattagagattataattctttttagaagagttccccatattctttttagaatagtttttcatctttttaatttttagaagatacagggattgtaaaccatgttttaaactgatgttttaacatttgtccaacgcatttattaaacaacatattcatttttaactggttgcacccaaaccaatgttctgatgtattatttcctttgttgtcgatgcaccataaaaattggaataatcatcatcaatgcaggttacttcacagctgcctcgacatactcaagaaatgggtg includes these proteins:
- the LOC135394803 gene encoding uncharacterized protein K02A2.6-like, whose product is MSHTCFSTTTSAPSVPPGISVEFGHLFDGALGLCKNYIHKVKTRPDVKPVAGKLRRLPLTVRQQVSEELRRLEEQDVIERVTASEWVSPIVVAKKKDGSIRLCVDLREPNKAVVPDCFPLPHTDELLNALAGATKFSKLDLSSAYHQVPLHPDSRDLTAFITHDGLFRFKRVCFGLASAPSAFQHMMSLVLKGCTGVLFYIDDIIIYGRTEEEHQKNLYRVLQRLSAEGLKLNHKCVFDVSELSFLGHVVNCQGLLPQASAIEALQCAPAPTDLKSLRSFLGLAGYYSKFISHYAELVEPMRELLRDSKPFIWTSSADESFKKVKSVLSSCPVLHMFDPRLPVIVATDASSYGLGAVLQQLKGDQVRTVAFASRTLSPLERKYSVGEREALACLWACERWHVYLWGRPFTLRTDHQALVTLLGAHGTGHRPLRISRWSARLLYYNFKVEYKKGAENYVADALSRLPLPSQQDFEEEIVCTVSNPITKGELQDATRLDPEASAVINALEGGSWPPRAQMSRSMSPYHRFRDELSVVDGLLYRGERIVVPQALTSKILTLAHETHPGIVRTKQRLRDLYWWPGMDAQAEKMVRDCSTCQSADKSARTAPSPLHPVPFPAKPWAKLGVDIVGPLEDCPHSCRYAITLIDYHSKWPEVSFASTVTTATVETFLRHVFSREGFPEELVTDNGPQFVSAEFKTFLQDRGIRQTTVSVYYPQANGQVERFNRVFKDVIQVAKLRNKDVKSAVLEYLTVYRSTPHATTGVSPSVLLHGRAIRTRLNVVGLEGQSVDVDMPKVRQRVECKQSKQKLYTDSKLSAKCRIFTPGTYVRVRLPGRRKKGHPNFSPPLKVIAPRGPLSYLLEDGKVWHSSKFTKHHGAERLPAQRMEEQKEQPFITSSWWAIAEQASSHPPLVPEVPAPGTVQEQQQGPQLRRSKRQRTAPERYPDTRKP